One genomic window of Catenulispora sp. MAP5-51 includes the following:
- a CDS encoding TIGR02677 family protein, producing the protein MTDVPTPQPFAYLGTPNAQLYSAVLGVFSLAKQRFTVHLRPEDVLADWPRNSDPIVPGAGVPQPADVPPLPDPDALIQALDKLVEWGNLRSDADTGRVTTVEDFNRARKIYQLTRHGQAALSAIEHYEQALGLRGRLQTVALADIAEQLTALLVHAEASEAPDQATVGLLLFALTERFTGLADNAEAFMSSLRRAVDFTDGDEDAFLAYKDRLIEYIDKFIADLANRGAQIAGLIERIETAGIARVLEAAARREAVDAVPDRHADVGSFDAYTAAVQSAVRDWENRWRGLREWFVSTGTRRPSQARLLRNAAVSGITNLVNTVAALNERRGGRSDRSADFRALARFFAQAPDDGAAHRLWRAAFALAPARHLTVDAQTEGAWEAAEYQPGTPWADAAPLLISPRLRETGSYERRGSANKAIDREAGRRKLAELAEREAAEIAEARRLLATDGPVLLSELAGPDGLDPRAFRLFLSVLGDALAARRPGVSTTTATSGDGTMEIRLKLVDAARIVRIPTADGTLSGPEHVIEIIDLSAHGREDPPR; encoded by the coding sequence GTGACCGACGTGCCGACGCCGCAGCCGTTCGCCTACCTCGGCACCCCGAACGCGCAGCTCTACAGCGCGGTGCTCGGCGTCTTCTCCCTGGCCAAGCAGCGTTTCACGGTGCATCTGCGGCCCGAGGACGTCCTGGCGGACTGGCCGCGGAACTCTGATCCGATCGTCCCGGGCGCCGGCGTGCCGCAGCCCGCCGATGTCCCGCCGCTCCCCGACCCGGACGCCCTGATCCAGGCCCTCGACAAGCTCGTCGAATGGGGCAACCTTCGTTCGGACGCCGACACGGGCCGGGTGACCACGGTCGAGGACTTCAACCGCGCCCGCAAGATCTACCAGCTGACCCGGCACGGCCAAGCCGCGTTGTCCGCGATCGAGCACTATGAACAGGCCCTCGGCCTGCGCGGGCGCCTGCAGACGGTGGCCCTGGCCGACATCGCCGAACAGCTCACCGCGCTCCTGGTCCACGCCGAGGCATCGGAGGCACCGGATCAGGCGACCGTCGGGCTGCTGTTGTTCGCCCTCACGGAACGCTTCACCGGTCTGGCCGACAACGCTGAAGCATTCATGTCCTCGCTCCGCCGCGCGGTGGATTTCACCGACGGCGACGAGGACGCGTTCCTGGCCTACAAGGACCGGCTGATCGAGTACATCGACAAGTTCATCGCCGACCTGGCCAACCGCGGCGCGCAAATCGCCGGGTTGATCGAGCGGATCGAGACCGCTGGGATAGCGCGGGTCCTGGAGGCCGCCGCCCGCCGCGAGGCGGTGGACGCCGTACCCGACCGCCACGCGGACGTCGGCAGCTTCGACGCCTACACCGCCGCGGTCCAGTCGGCGGTGCGCGACTGGGAGAACCGCTGGCGCGGGCTTCGCGAATGGTTCGTCAGCACCGGAACCCGACGCCCGTCCCAGGCGCGCCTGCTGCGCAACGCGGCGGTCAGCGGCATCACCAATCTGGTGAACACCGTGGCCGCCCTCAACGAACGACGCGGCGGCCGCTCGGACCGGTCTGCCGACTTCCGCGCGCTGGCGCGGTTCTTCGCCCAGGCTCCGGACGACGGCGCGGCCCACCGGCTCTGGCGTGCGGCGTTCGCCCTGGCCCCGGCCCGTCACCTGACCGTCGACGCCCAGACCGAGGGCGCCTGGGAGGCCGCCGAATACCAGCCGGGAACCCCGTGGGCCGACGCGGCTCCCCTGCTGATCAGCCCCAGGCTGCGCGAGACCGGTTCCTACGAGCGGCGCGGCAGCGCGAACAAGGCGATCGACCGCGAAGCGGGACGTCGGAAACTCGCCGAGCTGGCCGAACGCGAGGCCGCCGAGATCGCCGAGGCCCGGCGCCTGCTGGCCACCGACGGCCCGGTTCTCCTGTCGGAGCTGGCCGGCCCGGACGGCCTGGATCCGCGCGCGTTCCGCCTGTTCCTGTCCGTCCTGGGAGACGCGCTGGCCGCGCGCCGTCCCGGCGTCTCCACGACGACGGCCACCAGCGGCGACGGCACGATGGAGATCCGGCTCAAGCTCGTCGACGCCGCGAGGATCGTGCGGATCCCGACCGCGGACGGCACGCTGTCCGGCCCGGAACACGTGATCGAGATCATCGACCTGTCCGCGCACGGCCGGGAGGACCCGCCCCGATGA